One window from the genome of Pyrus communis chromosome 16, drPyrComm1.1, whole genome shotgun sequence encodes:
- the LOC137719581 gene encoding 3-ketoacyl-CoA synthase 19-like — MEILMATCLLALFYGFYCLYKLLLGWRDQSCYLQAYECHLPPDDMKLSTDSCVKIVLRNRNLGLDEFRFLLKTITNSGIGEETYCARNIIEGREENATLEDEHAEMDGIIFDMLDKLFARATSISPSQIDILVVNVLMFSPAPSLSSRIVNRYKMRDDIKSFNLSGMGCSATLIAVDVVQNLFKSHKNANAIVVSTESLAPHWYCGIEKSMMLTNCLFRSGGCAMLFTNNQDLKHQAKLKLNHLVRIHTGLNDDAYNCCVQVDDESGHRGFRLTKYLLKATTQGFTINLQALAPKVLPLREILWYLVASSQQPKVAEGVGLNLKTGIEPFCIHPGGRAIIDGIGKSLELSDYDVEPSRMALHRFGNTSVAGFWYSLGYMEAKKRLKKGNRILMSGFGAGFKCNSIVWEVMKDLDDVNVWKDCIDSYPTDQTLVNPFMEKYGWINDDYLGFVKFDFSLLAVN; from the exons TTCTCGGATGGAGAGACCAGTCATGCTATCTGCAGGCCTACGAGTGCCACTTGCCTCCAGACGACATGAAGCTCAGCACTGACTCATGCGTGAAAATCGTCTTGCGGAATAGGAATCTGGGATTGGATGAGTTCAGGTTTCTCTTGAAAACTATTACCAATTCGGGCATAGGCGAGGAAACTTACTGCGCAAGAAACATCATCGAAGGCCGAGAAGAAAATGCAACCCTAGAAGATGAACATGCGGAGATGGATGGCATCATCTTCGACATGCTGGACAAGCTTTTCGCTAGGGCTACATCAATTTCTCCGTCACAAATTGACATTCTTGTCGTCAATGTGTTGATGTTCTCCCCTGCACCCTCCCTATCGTCGCGTATAGTGAATCGTTACAAGATGAGGGACGACATCAAGAGCTTCAACCTCTCGGGAATGGGCTGCAGTGCGACCCTTATTGCCGTTGACGTTGTACAAAACttgttcaagtctcacaagaaCGCGAATGCCATCGTTGTAAGCACGGAATCCTTAGCTCCTCATTGGTATTGCGGCATAGAAAAATCCATGATGCTCACAAACTGTCTCTTCCGCTCGGGAGGGTGCGCGATGCTGTTCACGAACAACCAAGACCTAAAGCACCAAGCCAAGCTGAAATTAAACCATTTGGTACGAATCCACACTGGCTTGAACGACGACGCATATAACTGTTGCGTACAGGTAGACGATGAGAGTGGACATCGAGGTTTCCGCCTTACCAAATACCTATTAAAAGCAACAACTCAGGGTTTTACAATAAACCTCCAAGCTCTAGCACCAAAAGTGCTTCCACTAAGAGAAATACTTTGGTACCTGGTAGCCTCTag CCAACAGCCAAAAGTAGCTGAGGGAGTAGGGTTGAATCTCAAGACAGGAATAGAGCCCTTCTGTATTCACCCTGGTGGAAGAGCAATCATAGATGGGATTGGGAAGAGCTTGGAGCTAAGTGACTATGATGTCGAGCCGTCAAGAATGGCGCTTCACCGGTTCGGAAACACATCGGTGGCCGGATTTTGGTACTCTTTGGGATACATGGAGGCAAAAAAGAGGCTGAAGAAGGGGAATAGGATTCTGATGAGTGGATTTGGAGCTGGTTTCAAGTGCAACAGTATTGTGTGGGAAGTGATGAAGGACTTGGATGATGTCAATGTGTGGAAAGACTGCATAGATAGTTACCCTACGGATCAAACCCTAGTCAATCCTTTCATGGAGAAGTATGGCTGGATCAATGATGATTATCTAGGCTTTGTTAAGTTTGATTTCTCCCTATTAGCTGTTAATTGA